One stretch of Sphingomonas sp. HF-S4 DNA includes these proteins:
- a CDS encoding sodium-translocating pyrophosphatase — protein MTIVYLAIACGLLAVAYGFLTSQQVLRASPGNAKMQDIAAAIQEGAKAYLARQYLAIAVVGVVVGIVLFFTLGALPTLGFVIGAVLSGLAGFIGMNISVRANVRTAEAARHSLQAGLTLAFRSGAITGMLVAGLGLLSIAGIFAYLVEGAGLAPNARPVIETLTGLAFGASLISIFARLGGGIFTKAADVGADLVGKVEAGIPEDDPRNPAVIADNVGDNVGDCAGMAADLFETYVVTIGITMVTIALLMRGLAPETLLALMSLPLIIGGVCIITSIIGTYFVRLGKSQSIMGALYKGFWVTVILSIPAIIGVTHYTLGGLDTLIGGMGDPAAFLESSTGTADQANIGTATGPSFTGWDLVYCMMIGLAVTGLLVWITEYYTGTQYRPVRSIAKASVTGHGTNVIQGLAISLESTALPTLVIVVAVIAAYQIAGVIGVAFAATSLLALAGMVVALDAYGPVTDNAGGIAEMAGLEDEVRHKTDALDAVGNTTKAVTKGYAIGSAALAALVLFGAYTTDLHEFFPNVDVDFSLSNPYVIVGLLLGALLPYLFGAFGMTAVGRAAGSVVQDVRDQFRDNPGIMEGTSRPNYGRTVDIVTRAAIKEMIVPSLLPVLSPIAVYFLITAVAGQHEGFAALGAMLLGVIVSGLFVAISMTSGGGAWDNAKKYIEDGNYGGKGSEAHKAAVTGDTVGDPYKDTAGPAVNPMIKITNIVALLLLAALAGGHVVG, from the coding sequence ATGACGATTGTTTATCTCGCCATCGCCTGCGGTTTGCTGGCGGTGGCCTATGGCTTTCTGACGAGTCAGCAAGTGCTGCGGGCCTCGCCCGGCAATGCGAAGATGCAGGACATCGCCGCCGCGATCCAGGAGGGGGCCAAGGCCTATCTTGCGCGGCAGTATCTGGCGATCGCCGTTGTCGGCGTGGTCGTCGGGATCGTGCTGTTCTTTACGTTGGGCGCGCTGCCCACGCTCGGCTTCGTGATCGGCGCGGTCCTGTCGGGGCTTGCCGGGTTCATCGGGATGAACATCTCGGTGCGCGCCAATGTCCGCACCGCGGAAGCGGCGCGGCATTCGCTTCAGGCGGGCCTTACCCTCGCGTTCCGTTCGGGCGCGATCACGGGCATGCTGGTGGCGGGGCTCGGGCTGCTCTCGATCGCGGGCATCTTCGCCTATCTGGTCGAAGGCGCGGGGCTGGCGCCCAATGCGCGGCCGGTGATCGAGACGCTGACCGGGCTCGCCTTCGGCGCCTCGCTGATCTCGATCTTCGCGCGGCTGGGCGGCGGCATCTTCACCAAGGCTGCCGATGTCGGCGCCGATCTGGTGGGCAAGGTCGAGGCCGGAATCCCCGAGGACGATCCCCGCAACCCGGCAGTGATCGCCGACAATGTCGGCGACAATGTCGGCGACTGCGCGGGCATGGCTGCCGATCTGTTCGAAACCTATGTCGTGACGATCGGCATCACCATGGTGACGATCGCGCTGCTGATGCGCGGTCTCGCCCCGGAAACGCTGCTGGCGCTGATGTCGCTGCCGCTGATCATCGGCGGTGTTTGCATCATCACCTCGATCATCGGCACCTATTTCGTCCGGCTGGGAAAGAGCCAGTCGATCATGGGCGCGCTGTACAAGGGCTTCTGGGTCACGGTGATCCTGTCGATCCCGGCGATCATCGGCGTAACGCACTATACGCTGGGCGGACTCGACACGCTGATCGGCGGGATGGGTGATCCAGCGGCGTTCCTCGAAAGCTCGACCGGCACGGCCGACCAGGCCAATATCGGCACTGCCACCGGCCCCAGCTTCACCGGCTGGGACCTCGTCTATTGCATGATGATCGGCCTCGCGGTTACCGGGCTGCTCGTCTGGATCACCGAATATTACACCGGCACGCAGTATCGCCCGGTCCGGTCGATCGCCAAGGCATCGGTGACCGGCCACGGCACCAACGTGATTCAGGGCCTGGCGATCAGCCTCGAATCGACGGCGCTGCCGACGCTGGTGATCGTGGTCGCGGTGATCGCGGCGTACCAGATCGCCGGGGTGATCGGCGTGGCGTTCGCAGCGACGTCGCTGCTCGCGCTCGCGGGCATGGTCGTGGCACTCGACGCCTATGGTCCGGTGACCGACAATGCCGGCGGCATCGCCGAGATGGCGGGGCTTGAGGACGAAGTGCGACACAAGACCGACGCGCTCGACGCGGTGGGCAACACCACCAAGGCAGTGACCAAGGGCTACGCCATCGGCTCGGCGGCACTGGCGGCGCTCGTGCTGTTCGGCGCGTATACCACCGACCTCCACGAGTTCTTCCCCAACGTCGACGTCGATTTCTCGCTGAGCAATCCGTACGTCATTGTCGGGCTGCTGCTCGGCGCGCTGCTGCCCTATCTGTTCGGCGCGTTCGGCATGACCGCAGTCGGCCGCGCGGCGGGATCGGTGGTGCAGGACGTGCGCGACCAGTTCCGCGACAATCCGGGGATCATGGAAGGGACCAGCCGGCCCAATTACGGCCGCACGGTCGACATCGTCACGCGCGCGGCGATCAAGGAGATGATCGTCCCGTCGCTGCTGCCGGTGCTCAGCCCGATCGCGGTCTATTTCCTGATCACTGCAGTCGCGGGGCAACATGAGGGCTTCGCGGCACTGGGCGCGATGCTGCTCGGCGTGATCGTCTCCGGCCTGTTCGTCGCGATCTCGATGACCTCGGGCGGCGGGGCATGGGACAATGCCAAGAAGTATATCGAGGACGGCAATTACGGCGGCAAGGGATCCGAGGCGCACAAGGCCGCGGTGACCGGCGACACCGTCGGCGATCCGTACAAGGATACTGCGGGTCCGGCGGTCAACCCGATGATCAAGATCACCAACATCGTCGCGCTGCTGCTGCTCGCGGCGCTGGCGGGAGGGCATGTCGTGGGGTGA